A stretch of DNA from Pseudonocardia hierapolitana:
GTTGGTGATGTAGTTGTTGTAGATGTACTTGCTGACGTAGTCGGCCGCCGACTCGGAGCCGTCCACCGGCTCGGGGGCGGCGATGTTGACCTCGTTGCCGCCGGTGTTGTACTCGCGGCTGAAGTCGGCGTTCTGGCTGTCGTCGTGCATGAGTTCGAGCGCGTCCCGGACGTCGTCAGCGCTGAGGTTGCCCAGGCCGGCGTCGTCGAGGGCCTGGTCCGGGTTGTCCGCGAAGTCCTGGCGGGCCTCGTCGTCGGAGAGCAGGTTGAGAATGAACTCCATGAGCGTCATGCCGATGTCTCCTCTGGGTTGCGTCACTGCGGTTGGGTAGGCCGCGTTGAACACAACGTAGGGCGCAGGAGTTGCTGGGCCATCGGGGATCCCCCACAGTTGCGGGAAGCCTCCGTTCGGGGGATTAGGGGGACCCCCGATAGGGGGACTCGGGGGAGGTCCTTGGTCCAATAGGGCCCGCGGAGGGGGCTAACGACAGGCCGGGAGCCCGCGATGCGATGGTGGGACCGGTCTGCTGACCGGTTGTCGGGGTGAGGGGAAAGGTATGGCGTACCAGCTCGGGATCGACCTGGGGACGACGTTCACCTGCGCCGCAGTGTGTCGCTCCTCGGGCAACCGCTGGGGAGAACCCGAGGTCGTCACCCTCGGTAGCCGCGGCGCCACGGTCCCGTCGGTCGTGTTCGTCGGGCAGGACGGCGCGATCGTGGTCGGTGAGGCCGCCGAACGCCGGGCCCTGACCGACCCGGACCGGGTGGTCCGCGAGTTCAAGCGCCGCATCGGTGATCCGACTCCCGTGATGGTGGCGGGCCGGCCGTGGGCCCCGCAGGACCTGTCCGCGTGGCTCGTCCGCTGGGTGGTCGACCGCGTGGCGGAGCGTGAGGGCGGTCCCGCCGAGCGGATCGCCGTCACCCACCCCGCCGCATGGGGGCAGCACAAGAAGGAACTGCTGTCCGCCGCCCTCGCCAACCAGGGCCTCACCGTCACGTTCATGGCCGAGCCGCAGGCAGCCGCCACGAGCTACGCCGCGAACGAGCGGGTGGCCGCCGGGTCCACGATCGCCGTCTACGACTTCGGCGGCGGCACGTTCGACGCCGCGATCGTGCGCAAGGGCGACGTCGACTTCAGGCTGGTCGGGAGGCCGGAGGGCCTCGAGCGGCTCGGCGGCATCGACTTCGACCAGGCCGTGTTCGAGCACGTGCTCGAGGGCATGCCCGACGCCTTCGCCGAGCTCGACGACACCGATCCGGCCGTGCTCTCGGCCGTGGCGCGCATCCGGCGCGAGTGCACCGAGGCCAAGGAGGCCCTCTCCAGCGACACCGAGGTGTCGATCCCGGTGCTGCTCCCCTCGTCCCGCGGTTCCGTCCGGCTGCACCGCAGCGAGTTCGAGGCGATGATCCGCCCGCAGGTGGAGGACACCGTCGCGGCGCTGCGATCCGCGGTGATCTCGGCGGGCTTCGCGCCGGACCAGCTCACCGCCGTGCTGCTCGTCGGCGGCTCCTCGCGGATCCCGCTCGTCGCACAGCTGGTCTCCGAGCAGCTCGGCCGGCCCGTCGCGGTGGACGCCGACCCGAAGAACGCCATCGCCAAGGGTGCTGCTCTCTCGCTGGCGCCCCAGCCCGCCGCGGCGCCTGCGGGCGCCCCGGCGATGCCGCCGGCGGCACCGCCTGCCCGGCCGCCGCGGATGGCTCCGCCGCCTCCCGGAATGCCGGGAATGCCCTACAGCGGGCCGTACAACGAGGCCCCCTACAACGACGGTCCCTACAACGACGGTCCCGGCGCCCCGCCGCCTCACGGCGCCCGCCCCGGCCCGTACGGGCCGCCGGGCCGCCCCGCTCCCGAACCGGCTGCCGCGATGCTCACGGAGCCGGTCCAGCAGCGGTCCCGGCACGCCCACCAGCAGCCGGAGCCGGAGTGGGACTACGACGACTACGACGACCGCGAGCCGGATCTGCCGCAGCGGCGCCGGCCCAGCGCGATGGTGATCGGGCTGGGCGCGCTGCTGGCCGCGGGCGCCGTGGTGCTGGCGTTCGTCCTGTGGCCGACCGGATCTGCCACGCCCGCGGACAGCACGGGTAGCGAGAGCACCCTCTCCGACTCCGCGCCGTCCGACTCCGGCGGGAGCAGCGGTGGCGGCCGCAGCTCCGGCGGCGGGAACGAGCCGGGCGCCGCGGTGCCGCCGCCCGGCGAGGCGACCAGCGGTCCGACGACCTCCGCGGAGGAGGAGCCGCCGGCCGCGACCAAGACGACGACCAAGGCCAGCGAGCCCACGAAGGACAGCGACGCGACCAAGGAGCCCGACAGCGACTCCGAGGGCGACTCGAGCGGCAGCGACTCCGACTCCGAGTCCGGTGGTGGGGGCGAGGGCGACAGTAACGCGGCCGGTCCCGCTGCCGATCTCGAGCAGGTGGGGCCCGAGGCCCCGGCGGATCCGCCGACCCTCTGAGACACCGAAACACCGAGAAGGGAATACCGCCGTGCTGCGGATGGGAGCGTTGGTCGTCGGCCTGGAGCTGGCGGCCTTGCTCGTGGCGTACGGGTACTTCGGGTGGCCGATCCTGGTGATCGGGGTGCCCGTGATCGTCCTCACGCTGATCGCGCTCCTGGTCGTCCGCGCTTCGGAGGCACCGCGCCGGAAGCTGGAGGAGCATCGGGCGTCCCGCTGGGACCCCGATGCCGCGCTCCCCGGCGGCCTGATGAGCGGCTTCTTCGAGGTCTCCAGGCAGCGTCCCCGGCCCTGACGCGAGCCCTGACCACGACCGGTCGCGGCCCAGTGAGGCATGCTGAACGCCGTGCTGGTGGGGATCCTGTTCGCAGCTGTTGCGATGGTCCTCAACAGCTGCGGGGCGTTGCTCCAGGCGGCCGGTGCCCGCCGGGCCACGCGTACCAGACCTGCGGCCGTTCAGCCGCGCTACCTCGCCGGGATGCTGCTGGACCTGGTGGCGTGGGGATGCGCCGTCATGGCGTTGCGGGTGCTGCCGGTGTTCGCGGTCCAGGCCGTGATCGGGGGCACGATCGCGCTCACCGCGCTGGTGAGCGCCCGGTTGATCGGGGCCCGGCTGCCGATGACCACGCGGCTCGCCGTCACCGGATGCCTCGCCGGCCTGGTGCTCGTCGCCGCCAGTGCGGGCAGCGAGCGACCCCCGGTGCACCGGCCGGGCGTCGACGTCGTACTGCTGGCGTCCGTTCTCCTGCTGGCGGTGGGCGTGCTCATCCTCCGGCAGGGCAAGCACGCTTGGCCGCTCGCCATCGCGTCGGGCCTCGGGTTCGGGGGCGGCGCCGTGTCGGTGCGCGCCGCGCACGTCCAGACCGGTGAGGGGCTCGACCTCGCGCTCCTGCTCGGGCAGCCCTCGACGTACCTCGTGGTCGGGTTCTGGCTGGTCGGCATGGTGGGCTACACGGCGGCGCTCTCCCGGGGCGAGGTCGGCGCGGTCACGGCGGTCTTCACGGTCACCGAGGTGCTCCTGCCGGGCATGGTCGGGATCTGGCTGCTGGGCGACCCCGTGCGGCCCGGCTGGGGCTGGGTGCTCGCGCTCGGGCTCGCGGCGGCCCTCGCCGGCACCGTCGTGATCGCGAAGGCCCCACCGTTGCGGCCGCGCCGCACTAGGTGACCGCGCGTCCCAGCCGGTCGCGCAGCCCCGCGCAGTACTCCGCGAAGCCCGCAGGCTCCTCGACGCGGAACTCGACGCCGAGG
This window harbors:
- a CDS encoding Hsp70 family protein → MAYQLGIDLGTTFTCAAVCRSSGNRWGEPEVVTLGSRGATVPSVVFVGQDGAIVVGEAAERRALTDPDRVVREFKRRIGDPTPVMVAGRPWAPQDLSAWLVRWVVDRVAEREGGPAERIAVTHPAAWGQHKKELLSAALANQGLTVTFMAEPQAAATSYAANERVAAGSTIAVYDFGGGTFDAAIVRKGDVDFRLVGRPEGLERLGGIDFDQAVFEHVLEGMPDAFAELDDTDPAVLSAVARIRRECTEAKEALSSDTEVSIPVLLPSSRGSVRLHRSEFEAMIRPQVEDTVAALRSAVISAGFAPDQLTAVLLVGGSSRIPLVAQLVSEQLGRPVAVDADPKNAIAKGAALSLAPQPAAAPAGAPAMPPAAPPARPPRMAPPPPGMPGMPYSGPYNEAPYNDGPYNDGPGAPPPHGARPGPYGPPGRPAPEPAAAMLTEPVQQRSRHAHQQPEPEWDYDDYDDREPDLPQRRRPSAMVIGLGALLAAGAVVLAFVLWPTGSATPADSTGSESTLSDSAPSDSGGSSGGGRSSGGGNEPGAAVPPPGEATSGPTTSAEEEPPAATKTTTKASEPTKDSDATKEPDSDSEGDSSGSDSDSESGGGGEGDSNAAGPAADLEQVGPEAPADPPTL